Proteins encoded by one window of Kribbella italica:
- a CDS encoding phosphatase PAP2 family protein has protein sequence MTVDDRGSARLRVRAAGPSVIAALRRSVALLIVPGALLLIVPAVLFAGDTEPARLDQWIQPKVNAPAGLWPAVLAVDWTGGPVGRALMMLLVTASCLLAGRWRLAATTVIGIGGVSVLSVGLKHVVGRRIHDDFLSYPSGHTAAATAVGLLLGLLLSDVLKLGRAVGTLLVLALALVCGTVMALSQIDLTAHYPVDTIGGFGCALMVIPATALLIDRFTVPGGAAR, from the coding sequence ATGACAGTCGACGACAGAGGTTCTGCGCGCCTGCGCGTGCGGGCGGCCGGACCGTCGGTGATCGCCGCTCTGCGCCGATCGGTCGCCCTGCTGATCGTTCCCGGGGCTCTGCTGCTGATCGTCCCGGCGGTGCTCTTCGCGGGCGACACCGAGCCGGCGCGGCTCGACCAATGGATCCAGCCAAAGGTCAACGCCCCCGCCGGTCTGTGGCCGGCCGTTCTGGCCGTGGACTGGACCGGAGGCCCCGTGGGACGAGCGCTGATGATGCTGCTCGTCACGGCGAGCTGCCTGCTGGCGGGCCGGTGGCGGCTGGCCGCCACGACGGTGATCGGGATCGGCGGTGTGTCGGTGCTGTCGGTCGGCCTCAAACACGTTGTGGGCCGGCGGATCCACGACGACTTCCTGTCGTACCCCAGCGGGCACACGGCGGCCGCGACTGCGGTCGGCCTCCTGCTGGGGCTCCTGCTCAGCGACGTACTGAAGCTGGGGCGCGCGGTCGGCACGCTCCTCGTCCTCGCGCTGGCTCTCGTCTGCGGGACCGTCATGGCCCTGTCGCAGATCGACCTGACCGCGCACTACCCCGTCGACACCATCGGCGGCTTCGGCTGTGCCCTCATGGTCATCCCGGCGACAGCCCTGCTGATCGACCGGTTCACCGTCCCCGGCGGCGCCGCGCGGTAG
- a CDS encoding GDP-L-fucose synthase family protein: MTIDPRSPIYVAGHRGLVGSAVWRRLEQAGCSQLIGATSAELDLRDRAATTAFLAEHRPAVVIDAAARVGGILANRDHPTEFLSDNLRIQVNLMDAALEVRVPRLLFLGSSCIYPKYAEQPIRESSLLTGELEPTNDAYAIAKIAGLLQVQAVRRQYGLNWISAMPTNLYGPNDNFDPVSSHVLPALIRRFHEAKVNGDDKVVLWGTGTPRREFLHVDDLADACLYLLNHYDDPAPINVGVGTDLTIQELAGLVARVVGYTGAIGNDPTKPDGTPRKLLDVSRLRDLGWAPAVDLEPGLAQTYAWYLDHLGADR, translated from the coding sequence ATGACGATCGACCCCCGGTCCCCGATCTATGTCGCGGGGCATCGTGGTCTGGTCGGATCGGCCGTCTGGCGACGGCTGGAGCAGGCCGGGTGCAGCCAGCTGATCGGCGCGACGTCGGCCGAGCTCGACCTGCGGGACCGGGCCGCCACGACGGCGTTCCTGGCCGAGCACCGCCCGGCCGTGGTGATCGACGCGGCCGCCCGGGTCGGCGGCATCCTGGCCAACCGCGACCACCCGACCGAGTTCCTCAGCGACAACCTGCGGATCCAGGTCAACCTGATGGACGCCGCGCTCGAGGTCCGGGTGCCGCGGCTGCTGTTCCTCGGCTCGTCGTGCATCTACCCGAAGTACGCCGAGCAGCCGATCCGCGAGTCGAGCCTGCTGACCGGTGAGCTGGAGCCCACCAACGACGCGTACGCGATCGCCAAGATCGCCGGCCTCCTGCAGGTCCAAGCGGTCCGAAGGCAATATGGGCTGAACTGGATCTCCGCGATGCCGACCAACCTGTACGGGCCGAACGACAACTTCGACCCGGTCAGCTCGCACGTGCTGCCCGCGCTGATCCGCCGCTTCCACGAGGCCAAGGTGAACGGCGACGACAAGGTGGTGCTGTGGGGGACCGGCACGCCGCGGCGCGAGTTCCTGCACGTGGACGACCTGGCCGACGCCTGCCTGTACCTGCTGAACCACTACGACGACCCGGCGCCGATCAACGTCGGCGTCGGCACCGACCTGACCATCCAGGAGCTGGCCGGGCTGGTCGCCCGCGTCGTCGGCTACACCGGTGCCATCGGCAACGATCCGACCAAGCCCGACGGGACGCCGCGCAAGCTGCTCGACGTCAGCCGGCTGCGCGACCTCGGCTGGGCGCCGGCCGTCGACCTCGAGCCCGGCCTCGCGCAGACCTACGCCTGGTACCTCGACCACCTGGGAGCTGACCGATGA
- a CDS encoding fibronectin type III domain-containing protein — protein sequence MKKLVLVLVTAAAVLAAALIPAGPPVVAAAPGFGTAVSALRQSTWQTNKPVNAVAIAGNNVFVGGLFTRVRPPGKAVGQGEAVRTYLASFSRTSGNASSFKPVLNGAVYSIAVSLDQKWVVVGGDFTTVNGQPRNRIAMFNAASGALTSFRPSVNYRVKAVAIYGNSVFIGGSFGRVSGVPRNRLAALALNSGALMPWNPDADGDVYAIDVADNGTKVYAGGPFRTVHRQHHNTLVSLNNSTGDPIAMPAEAWIPEPTSKCVTRVKDIDTYGSKVFVANGGDGAGCYDGILAADVATGKLLWQSKCLGATEAVKAIGNWLYKGSHAHNCSPDDPSYFKDGSGTHYLLAHSGVTGKLGPWFPNTDADPASSTKVGPLAMAATGTDLWVGGDFLKVNGVGQQGITRFTNAIGGAKAPAPPAPAANSPVKNKVGLSFKTVVDPDNITMTYKLYQGTRLVGTWNRNTYKWQAAQLVTHTDTGVKTGQKVNYRVEVLDGRNVVKSATSVTVTVR from the coding sequence ATGAAGAAGTTAGTTCTGGTACTAGTCACCGCCGCGGCCGTGCTGGCCGCGGCGCTGATCCCGGCCGGTCCACCGGTGGTGGCCGCCGCGCCGGGCTTCGGCACGGCCGTCTCCGCGCTGCGACAGAGCACCTGGCAGACCAACAAGCCGGTGAACGCGGTCGCCATCGCGGGCAACAACGTGTTCGTGGGGGGGCTGTTCACCAGGGTCCGGCCGCCGGGGAAGGCGGTTGGGCAGGGCGAGGCGGTCCGCACGTACCTGGCCTCGTTCAGCCGCACCAGCGGCAACGCCTCGAGCTTCAAGCCGGTGCTGAACGGCGCCGTCTACAGCATCGCGGTCTCGCTGGACCAGAAGTGGGTCGTGGTCGGTGGGGACTTCACCACGGTCAACGGGCAGCCGCGCAACCGGATCGCGATGTTCAACGCCGCGTCCGGCGCGCTGACCAGCTTCCGGCCGTCGGTCAACTACCGCGTGAAGGCGGTCGCGATCTACGGCAACAGCGTGTTCATCGGTGGATCCTTCGGCCGGGTCTCCGGCGTACCCCGCAACCGGCTGGCCGCGCTCGCGCTGAACAGTGGCGCGCTGATGCCGTGGAACCCGGACGCCGACGGCGACGTGTACGCGATCGACGTCGCCGACAACGGCACCAAGGTGTACGCCGGCGGACCGTTCCGTACCGTGCACAGGCAGCACCACAACACGCTGGTCTCGCTGAACAACAGCACCGGCGACCCGATCGCGATGCCGGCCGAGGCGTGGATCCCCGAACCCACCAGCAAGTGCGTCACCCGGGTGAAGGACATCGACACCTACGGCTCGAAGGTGTTCGTCGCCAACGGCGGTGACGGCGCCGGCTGCTACGACGGGATCCTGGCCGCGGACGTGGCCACCGGCAAGCTGCTGTGGCAGAGCAAGTGCCTCGGTGCGACCGAGGCGGTCAAGGCGATCGGCAACTGGCTCTACAAGGGCTCGCACGCGCACAACTGCAGCCCGGACGACCCGTCGTACTTCAAGGACGGCTCGGGCACGCACTACCTGCTCGCGCACTCCGGGGTGACCGGCAAGCTCGGCCCCTGGTTCCCCAACACCGACGCCGATCCGGCCAGCTCGACCAAGGTCGGCCCGCTGGCAATGGCCGCCACCGGCACCGACCTGTGGGTCGGCGGTGACTTCCTGAAGGTGAACGGGGTCGGCCAGCAGGGCATCACCCGCTTCACCAACGCGATCGGCGGCGCGAAGGCACCGGCCCCGCCCGCCCCCGCGGCGAACAGCCCGGTCAAGAACAAGGTCGGCCTGTCCTTCAAGACCGTCGTCGACCCGGACAACATCACGATGACCTACAAGCTCTACCAGGGCACCCGGCTGGTCGGCACGTGGAACCGCAACACCTACAAGTGGCAGGCCGCGCAACTCGTCACCCACACCGACACCGGGGTGAAGACCGGCCAGAAGGTCAACTACCGCGTCGAGGTCCTCGACGGCCGCAACGTCGTCAAGTCCGCCACCTCGGTGACCGTCACGGTGAGGTAG
- a CDS encoding sugar transferase, with protein sequence MSGVSGAHRPVWLVPHEVPAIVPRSSRATEPRWVGVYRWAAVGGDLLAAMTGISIALLTRFGYQVGSGYLVLSSLMPLAWVAVVALSKGYDSRYFGTGPDEFRSLLRSGVGLTAAVALVSYATRTEIARGFVVLAIPVIVTASLVLRYALRKDLHRHRVRGRCMHRVLVVGHAGPAATLCEHLESRPTDGLRVVATCGPPGAGASDGPLQPDELNGTDIVAAVDRHAVEVVAVATDPELAGQSLRRLSWALEQRGVELIVSPGIIEVAGPRISVRPVAGLSLLHLERPSVSGGPHMLKAIFDRTLALGLLILLSPLMIGLAIAVKVSSPGSVLFRQRRVGRAGEEFTMLKFRSMYSDAEQRLGDLYALSDGNGVIFKMRDDPRMTPLGRQIRRFSLDELPQLINVLRGDMSLVGPRPPLSEEVALYAADDSRRMLVKPGITGLWQVSGRSDLSWDESVRLDLRYVDNWSMTLDLLILWKTVRAVIYGAGAY encoded by the coding sequence GTGAGCGGAGTCAGTGGCGCCCACCGTCCTGTCTGGCTGGTCCCGCACGAGGTTCCGGCGATCGTGCCGCGCTCGTCCCGGGCCACCGAGCCCCGCTGGGTCGGTGTCTACCGCTGGGCCGCGGTCGGTGGCGACCTGCTGGCCGCGATGACCGGCATCTCGATCGCCCTGCTGACCCGCTTCGGATACCAGGTGGGCAGCGGATACCTGGTGCTCAGCAGCTTGATGCCGCTGGCCTGGGTCGCCGTGGTCGCTCTGTCCAAGGGGTACGACTCGCGCTACTTCGGCACCGGGCCGGACGAGTTCCGCTCGTTGCTGCGCTCGGGCGTAGGCCTCACGGCCGCGGTCGCGCTGGTCTCCTACGCGACGAGGACCGAGATCGCTCGCGGCTTCGTCGTCCTGGCCATCCCGGTGATCGTGACCGCTTCACTGGTCCTGCGGTACGCGCTGCGCAAGGATCTGCACCGGCACCGCGTCCGTGGCCGGTGCATGCACCGGGTCCTGGTGGTCGGTCACGCCGGTCCGGCAGCGACCTTGTGTGAACACCTGGAGAGCCGCCCGACCGACGGACTCAGGGTCGTCGCGACCTGCGGACCGCCCGGTGCCGGAGCCTCGGACGGGCCGCTGCAGCCGGACGAGCTGAACGGGACCGACATCGTCGCGGCCGTCGACCGGCACGCCGTCGAGGTGGTCGCTGTCGCGACCGATCCCGAACTGGCCGGGCAGTCCCTGCGCCGGCTCTCGTGGGCGCTGGAGCAGCGCGGCGTCGAGCTGATCGTCTCGCCGGGCATCATCGAGGTCGCCGGCCCGCGGATCTCGGTCCGCCCCGTGGCCGGACTGTCCCTGCTGCACCTGGAGCGGCCCTCGGTGAGCGGGGGACCGCACATGCTGAAGGCGATCTTCGACCGGACGCTCGCACTGGGCCTGCTGATCCTCCTGTCCCCGCTGATGATCGGCCTGGCCATCGCCGTCAAGGTCTCCAGCCCCGGCAGCGTGCTGTTTCGCCAGCGCCGGGTCGGCCGGGCGGGCGAAGAGTTCACGATGCTGAAGTTCCGCAGCATGTACTCCGACGCCGAGCAGCGTCTCGGCGACCTGTACGCGCTCAGCGACGGCAACGGCGTGATCTTCAAGATGCGCGACGACCCGCGGATGACGCCGCTCGGCCGGCAGATCCGGAGGTTCTCGCTCGACGAGCTGCCGCAGCTGATCAACGTCCTGCGCGGCGACATGTCGCTGGTCGGCCCGCGGCCTCCGCTGTCGGAGGAAGTCGCGCTGTACGCCGCGGACGACTCCCGGCGGATGCTGGTCAAGCCAGGGATCACCGGGCTGTGGCAGGTGAGCGGCCGCAGCGATCTGTCGTGGGACGAGTCGGTCCGGCTTGACCTGCGGTACGTCGACAACTGGTCGATGACGCTGGACCTGCTCATCCTCTGGAAGACTGTGCGCGCGGTGATCTACGGAGCGGGAGCCTACTGA
- a CDS encoding WecB/TagA/CpsF family glycosyltransferase, with product MTVGETGAWTSTGDGTGWDQRVDVLGIHVSVTDLDDTVETFGKWIGDQQRQLVCVADMNALLHARADAELTRVYNSSGLTLPDGMPLVWSGKRAGFDRMARVCGPDLLERVMAEAAERGWSQYFYGGADGVPEQLRDTFVQRHPRLKVAGAYSPPYRALSAEEDAEVVDRLNAAQPDIIWVGLGAPKQERWMAEHRDRLDAAILIGVGAAFDFHTGRLDRAPSWMQKSGLEWSYRLYKEPRRLWRRYVLGIPRFVVGVLRQPPKPVS from the coding sequence ATGACAGTCGGGGAGACCGGCGCCTGGACCAGCACCGGGGACGGGACCGGGTGGGATCAGCGGGTCGACGTCCTGGGGATCCATGTCAGCGTGACGGATCTGGATGACACGGTCGAGACGTTCGGCAAGTGGATCGGTGACCAGCAGCGGCAGTTGGTCTGTGTGGCCGACATGAACGCGCTGCTGCACGCGCGGGCCGACGCGGAGCTCACGCGCGTGTACAACTCGTCGGGGCTGACGCTTCCGGACGGGATGCCGCTGGTGTGGTCGGGCAAGCGGGCCGGGTTCGACCGGATGGCCCGGGTCTGTGGGCCGGACCTGCTGGAGCGGGTGATGGCGGAGGCGGCCGAGCGCGGCTGGTCGCAGTACTTCTACGGCGGCGCCGACGGCGTACCGGAGCAGTTGCGGGACACCTTCGTCCAGCGGCACCCGCGGCTGAAGGTGGCGGGTGCCTACTCCCCGCCGTACCGGGCGCTCTCGGCCGAGGAGGACGCGGAGGTCGTCGACCGGCTCAACGCGGCCCAGCCGGACATCATCTGGGTCGGGCTGGGTGCGCCGAAGCAGGAGCGCTGGATGGCCGAGCACCGCGACCGGTTGGACGCGGCGATCCTGATCGGCGTCGGTGCGGCGTTCGACTTCCACACCGGGCGGCTGGACCGCGCGCCGTCCTGGATGCAGAAGTCCGGGCTGGAGTGGAGCTACCGGCTGTACAAGGAGCCGCGCCGGCTGTGGCGGCGGTACGTGCTGGGCATTCCGCGGTTCGTCGTGGGCGTGCTGCGGCAGCCTCCGAAGCCGGTTTCTTGA
- the gmd gene encoding GDP-mannose 4,6-dehydratase: MKKALITGITGQDGSYLAELLLAKGYQVHGLIRRASTFNTHRINHLYADPHEDDKRLFLHYADLTDGSRLVTLLASIQPDEVYHLAAQSHVRVSFDEPEYTGDTTGMGTTRLLEAIRMIGLDCRFYQASSSEMFGATPPPQNEQTPFYPRSPYGAAKVYSYWMTRNYREAYDMFAVNGILFNHESPRRGETFVTRKITRAVARIKLGLEKRLYLGNLEACRDWGYAPEYVEGMWRMLQHHEPSDYVVATGTSYSVRDFVQLSFQHAGLDWEAHVDYDQRYERPTEVDSLIGDASKAQTELSWKAQVHVPELVRIMVDADLAALTEQADA; this comes from the coding sequence ATGAAGAAGGCCCTGATCACCGGGATCACCGGTCAGGACGGCTCGTACCTCGCCGAGCTGCTGCTGGCCAAGGGATACCAGGTGCACGGGCTGATCCGTCGGGCCAGCACGTTCAACACCCACCGGATCAACCACCTGTACGCCGATCCGCACGAGGACGACAAGCGGCTGTTCCTGCACTACGCCGACCTGACCGACGGGTCGCGGCTCGTCACGCTGCTGGCCTCGATCCAGCCCGACGAGGTCTACCACCTGGCCGCGCAGAGCCACGTCCGGGTGAGCTTCGACGAGCCGGAGTACACCGGTGACACCACCGGGATGGGCACCACCCGGCTGCTCGAGGCGATCCGGATGATCGGGCTGGACTGCCGGTTCTACCAGGCCAGCTCGTCGGAGATGTTCGGCGCGACGCCGCCGCCGCAGAACGAGCAGACCCCGTTCTACCCGCGGTCGCCGTACGGCGCGGCCAAGGTCTACAGCTACTGGATGACCCGGAACTACCGCGAGGCGTACGACATGTTCGCCGTCAACGGGATCCTGTTCAACCACGAGAGCCCACGCCGCGGCGAGACGTTCGTGACGCGCAAGATCACCCGCGCGGTGGCGCGGATCAAGCTGGGCCTGGAGAAACGCCTCTACCTGGGCAACCTGGAGGCGTGCCGCGACTGGGGCTACGCGCCGGAGTACGTCGAGGGCATGTGGCGGATGCTGCAGCACCACGAGCCGAGCGACTACGTGGTCGCCACCGGCACGTCGTACTCGGTGCGGGACTTCGTCCAGCTGTCCTTCCAGCACGCGGGGCTGGACTGGGAGGCGCACGTCGACTACGACCAGCGCTACGAGCGGCCGACCGAGGTGGACTCGCTGATCGGCGACGCCTCCAAGGCGCAGACCGAGCTGAGCTGGAAAGCGCAGGTGCACGTGCCCGAGCTGGTCCGCATCATGGTGGACGCCGACCTGGCCGCCCTCACCGAGCAGGCGGACGCATGA